Genomic DNA from Helicobacter ganmani:
ACTGCAACAACTTCTTGTCCGATTTTAAGATGCTCTAAATTTAATCCAAGACTTACTGCTTTAGCAGAATCTAACGCACTTACAACGCCTTTTTCATCTGCGCCACTTCCTTGAAATGCTAATGTGATACCACAATAGGCAAATGCTAAACGCACAAAGTCTCTAACTTGTGTTGTTTTTCCTGTGGCAATCACCCAATCCTCTGCCTTTTCGTGTTGTAAAATTAACCACATCATTTTGACATAATCCTTTGCGTGTCCCCAATCACGTTTAGCGTCTAAATTGCCAAGATAGAGCTTATCTTGTAGATTGAGTGCAATTTTAGAAGCTGCGCGTGTAATTTTACGTGTTACAAAGGTTTCGCCTCGCACGGGGCTTTCGTGATTAAACAAAATTCCATTACACGCAAACATATTATAGGCTTCTCTGTAATTCACCGTAATCCAATACGCATACATTTTCGCCACTGCATAAGGAGAGCGGGGATAAAAGGGCGTGCTCTCGCTTTGAGGAATCTCTTGCACCTTGCCAAAGAGTTCAGAGGTGGAAGCCTGATAAATACGCGTTTTGTCAATAAGATTTAAGAATTTTACTGCTTCTAAGATTCTAAGTGTGCCTATTCCATCGGCATTTGCAGTATATTCGGGTGTTTCAAAGCTTACAGCTACGTGGCTTTGCGCGGCGAGATTATAGATTTCATCAGGTTGGACTTCTGCAATCAAACGCGTGAGATTCATAGAATCTGTCATATCACCAAAATGCAAGTAAAATGGAATTTTCTTATTATGGTGTCCATCAAAGAGATGATCGATTCTATCGGTGTTAAAAAGTGAGCTACGCCTTTTAATGCCGTGAACTTCGTAACCTTTATTGAGTAAAAATTCACTCAAATACGCTCCATCTTGCCCTGTAACACCTGTGATTAATGCTTTTTTTGCCATTTTCCCTCCTTATTTAATATATTCTAAAATACTATTTTCTATATTATAGCTAAATAGACGATGATAATTGTCTTTTATTGCTGCTAAACGATTTTCATAATCTTCTTTGCAACAAGTTTTTAAAATAGAATCTAAATCAGAATCCTCCTTTAAAATTATCATTCCGTCTGTATTGAAAAATTTATCAATCTTTGTTGCTCCTAAATAAATAGGGATTGTCATTGATGCAAAACAATCTAAAACCTTTTCTGTAAAATAAAAAGAGGAAATCTCATTTTCTATAACAATTTGGTAGCGATAATGTTCCAAAGATTGAGATTTAAACATTATTGGTTTATTGTTAAATTCACCAAAAACATCAACTTTGCTATTTTGCAAAGCCCTTTTGGCAAAGTGATGCCTAATATGATGAAGAGGAGTTAAGAGCTTGTTAGAACACACCATAGAAATATCTTTTTCCTTAAACAAATAGAGATTTTTGTCAAGTCTTGGATTATCCTTTTGATTATTTCTAACTTCATTACCATACCAAATACTCCAAAAGGGTAATAATCGCGCATTCGGCAAGGTATCTAACAACTTATCCGAATGCGTCAAGACTAAATCAAAATCTTTGTGTAAGGCTTGGGTTTGAAATGCTGTATTAATCTTTGGTTTTATACCCGGTGGTTCTACAAGCCAAGCATATCTTTTCATTGGATTTCCTATCGTTTCAAAGCAGCAATCATCTTGGTAAAAGTGTATAGGCAAGCTAATATTGTGCATATCCCAATAAATTTTTGCCCCCCCCCCGCAATAATGCTCTGATCTGATAAAGAAAACATATAATTTCTCACCTTTGGCATTATAAACTGCTGAGGGATTAGAACAGAAAGAATGCGGTGAAGGAATATACAAAGGATATTTACTACCTTTTTTGGTTTTTAAATATAAATAAGGCTCCTCTTTTGGAAATAAAGCCTTTCTAATCTTGTGTCTTATTTGTTTTGATGGAATAAAGGAGCATAATATTTGAACAAACCCTACTTGAATATAACATACAATCTGATATGTTAAAATTTCCAAAAAATTAGTATCTTTCAGTTTGACTTTCATTACGCTTTCCCTTATTCTCTATTAAAATCATCTTCTATTCTTACAATGTCGTCCTCGCCTGTGTATTCTCCAACTTGTGCTTCAATCAAAACAATAGGAATTTTTCCCTCATTGCTTAAGCGATGTGCGTGCCCCATCTTAATATAAATAGATTCATTGGGGCGCACAAGCGAAACTTCTCCATCAATCTCTACTTTTGCAGTTCCACTAACAACAATCCAATGCTCATTACGGTGAAAATGCTTTTGCAGTGAGAGTCGTTTGCTCGGATTTACGATAATTTTTTTGATTTTATATCCCTTGTTATCCTCTAGGATTGTGAAGCTTCCCCATGGACGATAGGTCGTTAAATGTGTTTTGCAAAGGTTACCCTTACTTGATAGTTTTTCTACGATATTTTTAACTTTTTGGGATTCTCCCCTTTTGGATATTAGGAGACAATCACCCGTGTCTATCACGATGGAATCTTGCAATCCAATAGTAGCAACCACTTTTTTAGGATTATCGCAATAAATCAAATTGTTTGAGGATTCAAGTATGGTAGCATTTGCCTCTATAGCGTTGTTTTGTATATCTTTTGAAAAAGTGTTAAATAAAGAATCAAAACTCCCGACATCACTCCACGCAATGTTGCTTGGCACTATTTTTACATTTTTAGATTGCTCCATA
This window encodes:
- the gmd gene encoding GDP-mannose 4,6-dehydratase produces the protein MAKKALITGVTGQDGAYLSEFLLNKGYEVHGIKRRSSLFNTDRIDHLFDGHHNKKIPFYLHFGDMTDSMNLTRLIAEVQPDEIYNLAAQSHVAVSFETPEYTANADGIGTLRILEAVKFLNLIDKTRIYQASTSELFGKVQEIPQSESTPFYPRSPYAVAKMYAYWITVNYREAYNMFACNGILFNHESPVRGETFVTRKITRAASKIALNLQDKLYLGNLDAKRDWGHAKDYVKMMWLILQHEKAEDWVIATGKTTQVRDFVRLAFAYCGITLAFQGSGADEKGVVSALDSAKAVSLGLNLEHLKIGQEVVAVDKRYFRPTEVDLLLGDPSKAEKELGWNREFDLKDLVNDMMESDLKLMRKDVYLKEGGYKIMRYFE
- a CDS encoding glycosyltransferase family 10 domain-containing protein, which encodes MKVKLKDTNFLEILTYQIVCYIQVGFVQILCSFIPSKQIRHKIRKALFPKEEPYLYLKTKKGSKYPLYIPSPHSFCSNPSAVYNAKGEKLYVFFIRSEHYCGGGAKIYWDMHNISLPIHFYQDDCCFETIGNPMKRYAWLVEPPGIKPKINTAFQTQALHKDFDLVLTHSDKLLDTLPNARLLPFWSIWYGNEVRNNQKDNPRLDKNLYLFKEKDISMVCSNKLLTPLHHIRHHFAKRALQNSKVDVFGEFNNKPIMFKSQSLEHYRYQIVIENEISSFYFTEKVLDCFASMTIPIYLGATKIDKFFNTDGMIILKEDSDLDSILKTCCKEDYENRLAAIKDNYHRLFSYNIENSILEYIK